From Aspergillus fumigatus Af293 chromosome 3, whole genome shotgun sequence, a single genomic window includes:
- a CDS encoding MFS-type transporter sphD, with product MGQAEFNARTDASAEISAFAVRAEPDSEPVSEKQGTAETDAETGAGGTEVPAERNGEDDVERTPKKSLSFKLAFIGLAASMFVFQVDATALGIALPTIAADLKGESLESFWANLSYTLCGLVMQPVWASISTAFGRKPPLYVSMALFFIGSIVFAVAQNMNTIIVGRVLQGFGGGGIDVLAEVILADMTTLEERSKYLGLMAIPMAIGNIMGPSVGALFATYASWRWIGWVNLPLLGIGTPLVFFFLKLRPVPLDASLAKNLNRLDWIGMVLVVVGITIFVLPLSWAGSLFPWGAWQTLVPLFLGVAVLVIFAFYEARPDAPIVPHRLFHSKTGNMTLVGGFLHGAVLVSLLQYLPLIYQAVQLETAILSAVSLLPTVIISVVVAAISMMLVPWFGGYVWILRLAWVILTLGTGLLALFDVGSSSSMRLGLPILWGAGVALLRLNLLPMQASVKNVDDTGLAIGQFLTIRMFGGLVGLTISATIFNSVFSTSISATAVHLTGPLAPLKDVANAVAFIDKLRSIDVPVETRDQVLRVYLKCFQTIFYTMTGLSGLGLVTSLFVDEIDLKSQGLGNQRFEE from the exons ATGGGGCAGGCCGAGTTTAACGCCAGAACGGACGCCAGCGCCGAGATATCCGCATTCGCAGTTCGAGCAGAACCAGACTCGGAGCCCGTATCGGAAAAACAAGGAACGGCAGAGACAGACGCAGAGACAGGGGCAGGCGGGACGGAAGTTCCTGCAGAGAGgaatggcgaggatgatgtggaGCGGACACCAAAGAAATCGTTGTCGTTTAAACTCGCGTTTATAGGCCTCGCTGCCAGCATGTTTGTGTTCCAGGTGGATGCAACGGCCCTCGGTATCGCCCTTCCA ACCATCGCTGCGGATCTCAAGGGCGAGAGTTTGGAGTCCTTCTGGGCGAACTTGTCCTACACCCTCTGTGGCCTCGTCATGCAACCGGTGTGGGCCAGTATCTCCACCGCGTTCGGTCGGAAACCGCCTCTCTACGTATCCATGGCGTTGTTCTTCATCGGATCCATCGTCTTTGCCGTGGCCCAGAATATGAACACGATTATCGTCGGCCGCGTCCTTCAAGGCttcggaggtggaggaaTTGACGTGCTGGCGGAGGTCATTCTGGCAGACATGACGACGCTGGAAGAGCGCTCGAAATATCTGGGCTTGATGGCCATCCCCATGGCGATTGGCAATATCATGGGGCCCTCCGTGGGTGCATTGTTCGCGACGTATgcgagctggagatggaTTGGATGGGTGAACTTGCCGTTGCTCGGGATCGGTACGCCCTTggtgttcttcttcctcaagctCCGACCAGTCCCCCTCGATGCATCGCTGGCCAAGAATCTGAACCGCCTCGATTGGATTGGCATGGTGTTGGTCGTGGTCGGGATCACGATCTTTGTGTTGCCTCTCAGTTGGGCGGGCTCGTTGTTTCCATGGGGTGCCTGGCAGACTCTCGTCCCCCTGTTCCTCGGGGTTGCGGTCCTGGTCATTTTTGCTTTCTACGAAGCGAGGCCCGACGCGCCTATTGTTCCTCATCGACTCTTCCACTCGAAGACGGGAAACATGACGTTAGTCGGAGGCTTCCTCCATGGCGCGGTCCTGGTCTCGCTCTTGCAGTACCTCCCCTTAATCTACCAAGCCGTACAACTCGAAACTGCCATTTTATCGGCCGTCTCCCTGCTGCCCACCGTGATCATTAGCGTGGTGGTCGCAGCGATCTCCATGATGTTGGTTCCGTGGTTTGGTGGATATGTGTGGATTCTAAGGCTGGCATGGGTCATCCTCACGCTGGGAACCGGTTTGCTGGCCCTGTTCGACGTCGgatcgtcgtcatccatgCGGCTCGGACTTCCCATCCTCTGGGGCGCGGGGGTTGCCTTGCTGCGTCTCAACCTTCTTCCCATGCAAGCCAGCGTCAAGAATGTCGACGACACCGGCCTGGCGATCGGACAATTTCTCACAATCCGCATGTTTGGCGGTCTCGTCGGCCTCACAATCTCTGCAACCATTTTCAACTCTGTCTTCTCGACTTCCATCTCCGCCACTGCAGTCCACCTGACCGGTCCTCTGGCCCCTCTCAAGGACGTCGCCAATGCGGTTGCCTTTATTGACAAGCTACGGTCAATCGACGTTCCGGTCGAAACGCGCGATCAGGTTCTGAGGGTCTATCTCAAGTGCTTCCAGACCATCTTTTACACGATGACGGGGCTTAGTGGGCTGGGGCTGGTGACTTCGCTGTTTGTGGATGAGATTGATCTGAAGTCGCAGGGTTTGGGGAACCAGCGCTTCGAGGAATAG
- a CDS encoding transcription factor sphG, whose protein sequence is MRPGWPCACLALSPNDPQSLMMFKWPPVRMHVNMQKGHGRTVVTPHCGWQSEPCSPINALTRSHCTVSSCTLDPVSTYPEDKGYYSKIRAADDFCRARPRQWPRNSVEMSTQRLFDGSSTISPSARCPASPASPSPRLSDKRFPDSIQSAVFTRPLGRFLVDQDRDERCFGPTSLESLMLNIKDELLQSPDTDRHTVKECVLQAQRKIDHLVGQGEEIPIGGKAPPTMPPFAILEAMIEPYFTTTHGHFPIWSKKRFTEMATALRQSAPSERDLASIVCCNNLILMAMSADSPGSHQRESMMSKQTRKTSSIDFDLITGFLTNAKRAVSDIDQLVSPHLVNVQALVSLVDLRLIPTVTNGIGSLTNKKHIVAQVYLSIGLSETLLALAIRCAKSIGVHQWHAFQGRLSDDDVNERQNLSYCLYMLDKAVCWTAGSSPSIPVSDVHFDPRLVPSENGIPSSLVAKAEMARIEETVYLEIYAVHVQARDENQVRGFAAAIMSKLQVCLTETGVDLDQIQTSLDGSASNLQLAIRYLSVQLLLIWPHKHHPDPMFQQAPEVARMCLKLLLRLWHSPPDQGSQAVFSFFLASLPSLYLYEVLISILCGRGTNRDIDMLQEFVEMLQTITDCRAEASYNRRLYQLSLIVTDVVKARRTQHKRPKPTSEGPTDPYLMSELLSPATTGYSYMNSEVQETYDSRFDGGVFQDPDGSFAPMSSITSTSGELARGSDEFLSQLRSYGKSAPGNEHFDSLAMEALGESVLFWKGVNQGASADSPSVRCDLGERLNYI, encoded by the exons ATGCGCCCTGGTTGGCCCTGTGCATGCTTGGCCTTGAGCCCTAATGACCCTCAGTCGTTGATGATGTTCAAGTGGCCCCCGGTAAGAATGCATGTCAACATGCAGAAAGGTCATGGACGGACGGTGGTAACCCCCCACTGCGGCTGGCAATCGGAGCCTTGTTCTCCTATAAATGCTCTGACCCGCAGTCATTGTACGGTGTCAAGCTGTACATTAGACCCGGTCTCCACCTATCCAGAGGATAAAGGATACTACTCCAAGATCCGCGCGGCCGACGACTTCTGCCGGGCAAGACCGCGACAATGGCCAAGGAACTCAGTCGAGATGAGTACACAG CGACTTTTCGATGGCTCATCGACGATCTCACCTTCGGCAAGATGCCCCGCTAGCCCAGCGAGTCCTTCTCCGCGATTGAGCGATAAACGGTTCCCCGACTCAATTCAATCGGCCGTATTCACGCGGCCGCTTGGCCGTTTTCTAGTGGACCAAGACCGGGACGAGAGATGCTTTGGCCCGACCTCCCTCGAGTCGCTAATGCTCAACATCAAGGATGAGCTCCTTCAGAGTCCCGACACCGACAGGCACACCGTGAAGGAATGCGTGCTGCAAGCACAACGCAAGATTGATCATTTGGTTGGCCAGGGAGAGGAGATTCCAATCGGGGGAAAGGCACCGCCCACGATGCCTCCCTTTGCCATTCTGGAGGCAATGATTGAGCCATACTTTACAACCACTCATGGTCATTTTCCTATCTGGTCCAAGAAACGGTTCACTGAAATGGCGACAGCTTTGCGGCAATCCGCGCCATCCGAACGCGACCTGGCTTCGATCGTCTGCTGCAacaacctcatcctcatggCCATGTCCGCGGACTCTCCAGGATCCCACCAGCGCGAGTCAATGATGTCCAAGCAGACCCGCAAGACGTCATCGATTGACTTTGACCTCATTACCGGCTTTTTGACCAACGCGAAGCGCGCTGTCAGCGATATTGACCAACTGGTGTCGCCGCACCTCGTCAATGTGCAGGCGCTCGTATCTCTGGTAGATCTCCGACTGATACCCACTGTAACCAACGGCATTGGATCACTGACGAACAAGAAGCATATAGTAGCGCAAGTGTACCTCTCCATCGGTCTATCCGAGACGCTGCTAGCTCTAGCAATCCGATGTGCAAAGTCCATCGGCGTCCACCAGTGGCACGCCTTTCAAGGCCGACTGAGTGACGACGATGTCAACGAAAGACAAAACCTTTCATACTGCTTATACATGCTGGATAAGGCCGTTTGCTGGACGGCTGGGTCATCGCCCAGTATACCAGTCTCCGATGTCCATTTCGACCCACGCCTGGTGCCGTCTGAAAACGGGATCCCCTCCAGCCTCGTTGCAAAGGCCGAGATGGCTAGGATAGAGGAGACTGTATACCTGGAGATCTACGCGGTCCATGTGCAAGCGCGGGACGAGAATCAAGTTCGTGGATTCGCAGCCGCGATTATGTCGAAACTGCAAGTCTGTCTCACCGAAACGGGAGTGGACTTGGACCAGATCCAGACATCTTTGGACGGCTCCGCGTCGAATCTGCAGTTGGCAATCCGATATCTGTCTGTTCAACTGCTCCTCATCTGGCCCCACAAACACCATCCCGATCCCATGTTTCAACAGGCCCCCGAGGTCGCGCGAATGTGTTTGAAGCTGCTGTTACGCCTGTGGCATTCCCCACCCGACCAAGGGAGCCAGGCTGTTTTCTCATT CTTTCTCGCCTCACTTCCATCACTCTATCTTTACGAAGTACTGATATCCATCCTCTGCGGTCGAGGGACCAATCGGGACATCGACATGCTTCAAGAATTCGTTGAGATGCTCCAGACCATCACCGACTGCCGCGCGGAGGCCTCATACAATCGACGGCTATACCAGCTGTCCCTTATAGTCACCGACGTGGTAAAGGCCAGGAGGACCCAGCACAAACGGCCGAAGCCGACCTCTGAAGGACCGACAGATCCGTACTTGATGTCCGAGCTGCTCTCGCCCGCAACCACCGGTTACAGCTACATGAATTCAGAAGTCCAAGAAACATATGACTCGCGCTTCGATGGTGGCGTTTTCCAAGATCCAGACGGTTCGTTTGCGCCCATGAGTTCCATCACCTCGACAAGCGGCGAGTTGGCGCGAGGCTCAGATGAGTTTCTGTCGCAATTGAGGAGCTACGGGAAGTCGGCTCCCGGGAACGAACACTTCGATTCTCTGGCTATGGAAGCCCTGGGCGAGTCTGTCCTCTTTTGGAAGGGCGTCAACCAAGGGGCCAGTGCGGACAGCCCGTCGGTCCGGTGCGATCTGGGGGAAAGACTGAACTATATATGA
- a CDS encoding cytochrome P450 monooxygenase sphH, which translates to MGPIHNYFGVVCLGIAASVYFRPECALYGSRIATFAVLLTGIAISKLLYQLFIYPQFVTPLKHFPAPPNRHWLTGNTGSLLVDTPHALMKEWAKTIPNDGILRYYIVGNMERLTVTSPAVLREILVSKAYEFAKPLVIQQTLRRVLGNGILIAEGEEHKFQRKNLKPAFAYRHVKDLYSVFWSKGTEMTKLIRNDLQSRKAPDDNTIQVRTWASRSSLDIIGLAGMGRDFGSLQDPENSLSRSYEMIFATPGLGTKILFILGMLLGNTTWLAKLPTKQNRLIDTGCRNIRDATRRMIREQKAKMEDPNAAAEVDIISVAMRSGNFDDDNLVDQLMTFLGAGHETTAGALQWAIYALCKHPDVQSRLREEVRANLPPIHGENPGPIDAATIDSLPYLNAVCNEVIRFHPSVPNTVRVALNDTTLMGHPIPKGTQVVISPELVNHMPALWGPDAERFNPDRWMGPGKANTGGAASNYAFLSFLHGPRSCIGQVFAKAELACLLAAVVGSFAFELKSPDAPLEVREGATIAPKDGVLAKFTPVEGW; encoded by the exons ATGGGCCCTATTCACAATTACTTTGGCGTTGTTTGCCTCGGCATAGCCGCAAGTGTCTACTTCCGTCCCGAATGCGCCCTCTACGGCTCCAGAATCGCGACCTTTGCCGTTCTGTTGACAGGCATCGCCATATCAAAGCTGCTCTATCAGTTATTCATCTACCCTCAATTCGTCACGCCGTTGAAACACTTTCCGGCTCCTCCA AACCGGCACTGGCTCACGGGCAATACGGGTAGTCTGCTTGTCGACACCCCACATGCGCTAATGAAGGAGTGGGCCAAGACGATTCCCAACGATGGCATTCTCCGTTACTACATCGTGGGGAACATGGAAAGGCTCACGGTAACCAGTCCTGCGGTCCTCCGCGAGATCTTGGTGAGCAAGGCCTACGAGTTCGCAAAGCCCTTGGTGATCCAGCAAACGTTGAGGCGCGTGCTGGGCAATGGCATCCTGATTGCCGAAGGCGAGGAGCACAAG TTTCAACGGAAGAACCTCAAGCCAGCGTTTGCGTACCGCCATGTCAAGGATCTCTATTCTGTCTTCTGGTCCAAGGGCACGGAGATGACCAAGTTGATCCGAAACGATCTGCAGAGCAGGAAAGCCCCGGACGATAACACCATCCAAGTGCGAACCTGGGCCAGTCGTTCCTCGCTGGACATCATTGGCCTGGCAGGCATGGGCCGGGATTTCGGCTCCCTGCAGGACCCGGAAAACAGTCTCAGCCGATCCTACGAAATGATCTTCGCCACCCCGGGTCTGGGAACCAAgattcttttcatccttggaATGCTCCTTGGGAATACGACGTGGCTGGCAAAGCTCCCCACCAAGCAGAATCGGCTCATTGACACGGGCTGCCGCAATATCCGCGATGCCACGCGGCGCATGATTCGCGAGCAGAAGGCAAAGATGGAGGATCCGAACGCAGCGGCCGAAgtcgacatcatctccgTCGCAATGCGGAGCGGCAACTTTGACGATGACAACCTCGTCGACCAGTTGATGACCTTCCTCGGCGCCGGCCACGAGACGACCGCGGGGGCGCTCCAATGGGCGATATATGCGCTTTGCAAGCACCCCGATGTCCAGAGCCGTCTGCGTGAGGAAGTCCGCGCCAACCTGCCACCGATCCATGGCGAGAATCCCGGCCCGATCGACGCTGCAACCATCGACAGCCTCCCGTATCTAAATGCCGTCTGCAATGAAGTCATCCGCTTCCATCCGTCTGTGCCCAATACAGTCCGGGTGGCCTTGAACGACACCACCCTGATGGGGCATCCGATCCCCAAGGGCACGCAGGTCGTCATTTCGCCGGAACTTGTGAACCACATGCCGGCGCTTTGGGGCCCCGACGCAGAACGGTTCAACCCCGATCGATGGATGGGCCCCGGGAAGGCCAACACCGGCGGCGCAGCCAGCAACTACGCTTTCCTGAGCTTCCTTCACGGTCCCCGCAGTTGCATTGGGCAGGTCTTCGCCAAGGCCGAACTAGCGTGTCTCCTCGCTGCGGTGGTCGGTAGCTTTGCGTTCGAATTGAAATCCCCCGACGCTCCACTGGAGGTGCGAGAGGGAGCGACTATTGCACCGAAGGACGGCGTCCTGGCCAAATTCACTCCAGTGGAAGGGTGGTGA
- a CDS encoding keto-reductase sphF, producing MLERPSFPRLGAGTRHHRPLGQTGEGSDWLLAFTGISGIAGMMIPYVPWGLIRAMQRGSIELTSPRGVWIFNCAILPSRLHRTVERKGNMKPDQDLFGKVYLADCLCDRRLRWLRKSDFQHTCCAWCQCHNIRTTAGPSSRCPERDRGELCGCGPARDRCRGGGYGRCLCGVGRIQIPTPNRGFPVLLRGGKPCRERVFHRSSSHAAGFLHEEQLLFHCVCGQGHVGYLGRGRQEISRHRRVDQRHHWTQTPKDCFRQQRGGVLGATRERCLYARQKRSPSPGRHPALGSPPAQLRQDHLHNPHRLSSRLHLAWVRPRTRHQTGPHEADPGHQRRHFRAAGGEIPVLGESGPGDRCAGRPRGFYYLRGFIGCESFVYEHGWVEPQERTWNCGFVVERGDGVVCGAGVEEEVGEDVQGRCY from the exons ATGTTGGAGCGACCATCCTTCCCTCGTCTCGGGGCCGGGACCCGTCATCACCGCCCGCTTGGTCAGACCGGCGAGGGCTCCGACTGGCTCCTTGCATTCACTGGCATCTCTGGCATCGCTGGCATGATGATCCCATATGTTCCATGGGGCTTGATACGGGCGATGCAGCGAGGTTCAATTGAATTGACTTCGCCACGCGGTGTTTGGATATTCAATTGCGCAATCTTACCTTCCCGTTTACACCGAACCgtggaaaggaaaggaaacaTGAAACCAGATCAGGACCTGTTTGGCAAGGTAT ACCTCGCGGACTGCCTTTGTGACAGGCGGCTCCGGTGGCTTAGGAAAAGCGATTTCCAACATACTTGCTGCGCGTG GTGCCAATGTCACAATATTCGCACGACGGCCGGGCCCTCTAGCCGATGCCCAGAACGAGATCGGGGGGAACTGTGTGGATGCGGACCGGCAAGAGATCGATGCCGTGGCGGTGGATATGGCCGATGCCTCTGCG GTGTCGGACGCATTCAGATCCCAACCCCGAATCGCGGATTTCCTGTACTGCTGCGCGGGGGGAAACCATGCCGAGAACGGGTTTTTCATCGATCTTCAAGCCACGCAGCTGGATTCTTGCATGAAGAACAATTATTATTCCACTGCGTATGCGGCCAAGGCCATGTTGGATATCTGGGTCGAGGACGACAAGAAATATCCCGGCACCGACGTGTCGACCAGCGACACCACTGGACCCAAACCCCGAAGGATTGTTTTCGCCAACAGCGCGGCGGCGTTCTTGGGGCTACCCGGGAGCGTTGCTTATACGC CCGCCAAAAGCGCAGTCCGAGCCCTGGCAGACACCCTGCGCTTGGAAGTCCTCCGGCACAACTCCGCCAGGACCACCTACACAATCCACATCGCCTTTCCAGCCGACTTCATCTCGCCTGGGTTCGTCCTCGAACAAGACACCAAACCGGACCTCACGAAGCGGATCCAGGGCACCAACGTCGCCACTTTCgcgcagctggaggagaaattCCCGTCCTCGGAGAAAGTGGCCCAGGGGATCGTTGCGCGGGTCGACCGAGGGGATTTTATTATCTGCGAGGATTCATTGGCTGCGAGTCTTTTGTTTACGAACATGGTTGGGTTGAGCCCCAAGAGAGGACTTGGAATTGTGGATTCGTTGTGGAGCGTGGTGATGGGGTGGTTTGTGGTGCCGGtgttgaggaggaggtgggaGAAGATGTGCAGGGAAGATGCTATTAA
- a CDS encoding shikimate dehydrogenase family protein: MAPAPKNFYIFGSGISFSISPAIHQAGFSHYNLPHTYQIRESESIDDVAHLIADNTFGGASVTMPHKLHAHRFCDIQTETARLIGAINTLIVTETGDQRLITGDNTDWSGLYALITEYTSRTQHPLQTGLVIGAGGASRAALFALHKAGVRRIYLVNRTLAAAEKVRDHFSALFEVIAVPRLDELPHTPDVIVGTVPAETTTEEQFACLFGDRGLCIDMSYKPRQTPLLTVAQRHEGWATVTGVQVLLAQAFDQFRLWTGLEPPREKMVEAVTAREGRIERTLLGML, translated from the coding sequence ATGGCACCGGCACCGAAAAACTTCTACATCTTCGGCAGCGGCATCTCCTTCAGTATCTCGCCCGCTATCCACCAGGCCGGATTCTCTCACTATAATCTCCCGCACACATACCAGATCCGCGAGTCCGAGTCCATCGACGATGTCGCCCATTTGATCGCCGACAATACCTTCGGCGGCGCCAGCGTGACGATGCCACACAAACTCCACGCGCACCGATTCTGCGACATCCAGACCGAGACGGCGCGGCTCATCGGCGCGATCAACACGCTGATCGTCACGGAGACTGGCGACCAGCGACTCATTACCGGCGACAACACGGATTGGTCGGGGCTGTATGCGCTGATCACCGAGTACACTTCGCGAACACAGCACCCGCTGCAAACCGGTCTGGTCATCGGGGCCGGGGGCGCATCCCGCGCGGCGCTCTTCGCGCTCCACAAAGCCGGCGTGCGGCGGATCTACCTCGTCAACCGGACGCTTGCGGCGGCGGAAAAGGTCCGAGATCATTTCTCGGCGCTGTTCGAGGTGATTGCCGTGCCTCGGCTGGACGAGCTGCCGCACACCCCGGACGTGATTGTGGGCACGGTCCCGGCCGAGACGACGACGGAGGAGCAGTTTGCGTGTCTGTTCGGAGATCGGGGGCTTTGCATCGATATGTCGTATAAGCCGAGGCAGACGCCGCTGCTCACGGTGGCGCAGCGGCATGAGGGCTGGGCGACTGTAACTGGGGTGCAGGTGCTCCTGGCGCAGGCGTTTGATCAGTTCCGGCTGTGGACGGGGCTGGAGCCGCCGAGGGAGAAAATGGTGGAGGCTGTGACGGCGAGGGAGGGTCGTATTGAGAGGACTCTCCTTGGTATGCTTTGA
- a CDS encoding acetyltransferase sphE translates to MGFLRFGRESAPPPTVQSDTIIPFHYWDDDHHTRGLSFDVTFRVDDILDPEKLRCALSRLLELGDWRKLGARIRRNAEGGLEYHVPQCFDDKRPGFAYSTVAYDMNVADHPQASRLAQPHYLDAAGRPAVQDTTYTATPEFRSFIRTPAFPDRLEGWLRSDSPQLGVRIITFLDATLVTVSFLHSLTDMMGLDAVLDAWSAVLRGREDEVKSFVGFAHDPLAGLTESKTEPLQKYVFADTLLLGWTWFWFALRYIVTIELFWQHREEERVIFLPAKHLQQMRSKAMAELTARGAHDSDTPLFVSEGDVLFAWWTRVVLRAEKPDPSRTVNMRNTYCCRSILAELGHIPSATCALVTNAVFATLTFLSVRQVLEEPLGFTAFEIRKSLIQQRNAEQLQALDRIQRKTLDNAHHPALFGNPSMYTVMMSNWVKAKLLQVDFSAAVIRKGMATGKRSNQLGRPSCIQGTGTKGYATRNTGVVIGKDAAGNFWLLYSLRKEIWPAVEQQLLSMSLDDAA, encoded by the coding sequence ATGGGCTTCCTCAGATTTGGGAGGGAGTCTGCCCCTCCGCCGACCGTACAATCCGACACAATCATTCCCTTCCACTACTGGGACGATGACCATCACACAAGAGGCCTTTCCTTCGACGTCACGTTCCGCGTCGATGACATCCTGGACCCCGAAAAGCTTCGGTGTGCGCTGTCCCGGCTGCTAGAATTAGGAGACTGGCGGAAACTCGGAGCTCGAATCCGAAGGAATGCAGAGGGGGGTCTGGAGTACCATGTGCCGCAATGTTTCGACGACAAGCGGCCTGGCTTTGCATACTCCACGGTCGCATATGACATGAACGTCGCCGACCATCCTCAGGCATCGCGCTTAGCTCAACCTCACTACCTGGATGCCGCTGGTCGTCCGGCTGTTCAGGACACTACATATACAGCGACACCCGAGTTCCGATCGTTCATCCGGACTCCTGCTTTTCCCGATCGCTTGGAAGGCTGGCTTCGTTCAGACAGTCCCCAGCTGGGGGTTCGCATCATTACCTTCCTGGACGCGACACTTGTTAccgtttcttttcttcataGCTTGACCGACATGATGGGACTGGATGCCGTTCTGGACGCCTGGTCGGCAGTGCTGCGCGGACGAGAAGACGAAGTGAAGTCGTTTGTGGGGTTCGCTCATGATCCTTTAGCCGGCCTCACCGAGTCGAAGACAGAACCGCTGCAGAAATACGTCTTTGCCGACACGCTGCTCCTAGGCTGGACCTGGTTCTGGTTTGCATTGCGGTATATCGTGACGATTGAGCTGTTTTGGCAGCACCGGGAGGAGGAACGGGTTATCTTCTTGCCCGCAAAACACCTCCAACAGATGCGATCTAAGGCAATGGCGGAGCTTACAGCGCGCGGCGCCCACGACAGCGACACGCCCCTTTTCGTCAGCGAGGGTGACGTTCTGTTTGCGTGGTGGACGCGCGTGGTGCTCCGGGCCGAAAAACCTGACCCCAGCCGCACAGTCAACATGCGGAATACATACTGTTGCCGGTCCATCTTAGCAGAGCTGGGCCACATACCATCCGCCACATGTGCATTGGTAACCAATGCGGTATTCGCAACCCTGACATTTCTTTCCGTTCGCCAGGTTCTCGAAGAGCCTTTGGGCTTCACCGCATTCGAAATCCGCAAGTCTCTCATCCAGCAACGGAATGCCGAACAACTCCAAGCACTGGACCGCATCCAGAGAAAGACTCTGGACAATGCTCATCATCCAGCCCTATTCGGAAATCCCAGCATGTACACGGTAATGATGTCCAACTGGGTCAAAGCAAAACTGTTGCAGGTTGATTTCTCCGCTGCCGTCATAAGAAAGGGAATGGCAACGGGCAAGCGAAGCAACCAGCTGGGCAGACCGTCCTGCATCCAAGGAACTGGAACTAAAGGCTACGCGACGCGAAACACGGGCGTGGTGATCGGAAAAGACGCTGCGGGCAATTTCTGGTTGTTGTACAGCTTGCGGAAAGAAATCTGGCCGGCTGTAGAGCAACAACTTCTCTCGATGTCTCTTGACGATGCGGCCTAA
- a CDS encoding ketoreductase sphI, with protein sequence MAHPLVFITGATGFLGSATAVAALKAGYRLRICVRKPSDELQNLLSGYSEQVEFVTVADWTAEGAFRGLLDGADYVIHLAHPIPSGPEKEYYFTPAVKATTALLREAARVPSIKKVVVTSSIAALMPLDGIPSGGVIKEDNDWDFDVDETEDFAASNDPRGIPMRLYHASKLLANQTAWEFRKTAKPPYALVTLHPAFVYGRNPVQTTAEAIQESSNGLLWHAIMTGVPHHSYSRVPGVHIDDVVEAHLRALDPAIPDGSKYLLAAKGGTWKEVADVIQRDYSYLGAKITPDIEEEFLSTDSSKAEAELGMRWRAWEQMVRDVVDQQLEFANV encoded by the exons atggcGCATCCATTGGTCTTCATCACCGGTGCAACCGGTTTCCTTGGTAGTGCCACCGCGGTGGCCGCACTCAAAGCGGGATATCGATTGCGAATCTGTGTTCGAAAGCCCTCAGACGAATTACAGAATCTGCTGTCAGGATATAGCGAGCAAGTGGAATTTGTTACTGTTGCCGATTGGACAGCCGAAGGGGCATTCAGAGGACTGTTGGATGGAGCAGACTAtgtcatccatctcgccCATCCTATTCCCAGTGGCCCTGAGAAGGAGTACTACTTCACTCCAGCTGTGAAAGCGACGACGGCCTTGCTCAGGGAGGCTGCTCGAGTACCGAGTATCAAGAAGGTGGTGGTCACCTCGTCGATCGCGGCCTTGATGCCCCTGGACGGCATACCGTCTGGGGGCGTCATCAAAG AGGACAACGACTGGGACTTCGACGTTGACGAGACTGAAGACTTTGCAGCCTCTAACGACCCGCGAGGGATACCTATGCGGTTGTACCATGCATCCAAACTGCTCGCCAATCAAACGGCATGGGAATTCCGGAAGACCGCCAAGCCGCCGTATGCCCTGGTAACGCTCCATCCTGCATTTGTGTACGGACGCAACCCGGTGCAGACCACTGCTGAGGCGATCCAGGAATCGTCAAATGGTCTCCTGTGGCATGCTATCATGACCGGCGTCCCTCATCACTCCTACTCCCGGGTTCCTGGTGTGCATATCGATGATGTGGTTGAAGCACACCTCAGGGCCCTGGATCCAGCCATCCCCGACGGGTCGAAGTATCTGCTTGCAGCGAAGGGCGGGACCTGGAAAGAGGTGGCGGATGTCATTCAGCGGGACTATTCATACCTTGGGGCAAAGATCACCCCGGACATCGAGGAAGAGTTTCTCTCGACCGACAGTAGCAAAGCCGAAGCAGAGTTAGGGATGCGCTGGCGCGCATGGGAGCAGATGGTGCGGGATGTGGTCGACCAGCAACTGGAGTTTGCGAACGTTTGA